One window of Akkermansia biwaensis genomic DNA carries:
- a CDS encoding glutamate decarboxylase produces MFAPNQKPDTARAENSIFGSPEADNILPKTQFPDYAMRPEDAYQLVSDELMLDGNARQNLATFCQTWDEKQVRMLMNISINKNMIDKDEYPQTAAIEMRCAAILANLWNVNQDEKPIGCSTIGSSEACMLGGMAALWRWRARRKAAGKPIDKPNLVCGPVQICWHKFCRYWDIEMREIPMAPGKWKMDVERMLEQVDENTIVVVPTFGVTYTGAYEFPADIAKALDDYEAKTGINIDIHVDGASGAFLAPFCAPDIAFDFRVPRVKSISTSGHKYGLAPLGCGWVVWRDTSELPEGLIFNVNYLGGEIPNFAINFSRPAGQIICQYYDFIRLGKEGYTNIHTQAYDVAQYISSEIAKLGPYEFICTGDPKEGIPAACFFIKDGQKTNYTLFDLSDKLRTRGWQVPAFTLPADCQNTVVMRVMVRQGFSKDLADLFLEDYKRMIDFFEKHPVTSPMTAEEGTSFHHS; encoded by the coding sequence ATGTTTGCTCCAAATCAGAAACCCGATACCGCTCGTGCCGAGAACTCCATTTTCGGTTCTCCGGAGGCGGACAATATTTTGCCCAAGACTCAATTTCCCGACTATGCCATGCGTCCAGAGGATGCCTACCAGCTCGTGTCCGATGAATTGATGCTGGACGGCAACGCCCGCCAGAACCTGGCAACCTTCTGCCAGACCTGGGATGAAAAGCAGGTGAGGATGCTGATGAACATCAGCATCAACAAAAACATGATTGACAAGGATGAATATCCGCAGACGGCGGCCATTGAAATGCGCTGCGCCGCCATTCTTGCCAATCTGTGGAATGTAAATCAGGATGAAAAGCCCATCGGCTGCTCCACCATCGGTTCCAGTGAAGCGTGCATGCTCGGCGGCATGGCTGCCCTGTGGAGATGGCGCGCCCGCCGCAAGGCTGCCGGCAAGCCGATCGACAAGCCCAACCTCGTATGCGGCCCCGTGCAGATCTGCTGGCACAAATTCTGCCGCTACTGGGACATTGAAATGCGTGAAATCCCCATGGCCCCCGGCAAATGGAAAATGGACGTTGAACGTATGCTGGAACAGGTAGACGAAAACACCATCGTGGTGGTGCCCACCTTTGGCGTGACCTACACGGGCGCTTATGAATTCCCGGCGGACATCGCCAAGGCCCTGGATGACTATGAAGCCAAGACCGGCATTAACATTGACATCCATGTGGACGGCGCCAGCGGCGCGTTCCTGGCTCCCTTCTGCGCTCCGGACATTGCCTTTGACTTCCGCGTCCCCCGCGTGAAATCCATCAGCACGTCCGGCCACAAATACGGCTTGGCCCCCCTCGGCTGCGGCTGGGTGGTGTGGAGAGACACTTCCGAACTGCCGGAAGGATTGATCTTCAACGTGAACTATCTTGGCGGGGAAATCCCCAACTTCGCCATCAACTTCTCCCGCCCTGCCGGCCAGATCATCTGCCAGTATTACGACTTCATTCGCCTAGGCAAGGAAGGATATACCAATATCCATACCCAGGCATATGACGTGGCGCAGTACATTTCATCGGAAATAGCCAAGCTGGGACCGTACGAATTCATTTGCACGGGCGATCCCAAGGAAGGCATCCCCGCCGCCTGTTTCTTCATCAAGGACGGGCAAAAGACGAATTACACCCTCTTCGACCTTTCCGACAAGCTCAGGACGCGTGGCTGGCAGGTGCCTGCCTTCACGCTGCCTGCGGATTGCCAGAATACGGTCGTGATGCGCGTGATGGTTCGCCAGGGCTTCTCCAAGGACTTGGCAGACCTCTTCCTGGAAGACTACAAGCGCATGATCGATTTCTTCGAGAAACACCCGGTCACCTCGCCGATGACTGCGGAAGAAGGCACCTCCTTCCACCATTCCTGA
- a CDS encoding DUF2851 family protein translates to MSSLASLYRSALSASETDSVRERAGSRHSALPDERTLQLLLLEGRFGFSFTDDLGRSVRILDCGDWNKSAGPDFLNARIQLDGVPYTGDMELDSAPEDWERHNHGSNSAFDGVILHLACTPSRKEWFTRNSRHERIPLAVIPASMLNGTEALPAAAPDRSCRHAEVLETMPAEQLEILLQSAAAYRFQLKHRRHTQRGGLAAPSQLLYENLAETLGYHANKNAMRHLAQRAPLHALRDCPEALLFGTAGFLVPVLSDSCTPEAIAHHKRLWEQWWPLREHFELAPERMFPWTLSGSRPANHPQRRIGALATIAADFSAFQRLCTPDHLDDLADYLSSLKHPYWSSHVTLPSAPSKSPMALMGRDRIQEFIINHILPGEGSERAWKLYLTRPGPQAGARVLSIHQRLLGKRKDAAAFLKRAWHHQALLQIHEDLCFRHSCCVCSLLEHMKGA, encoded by the coding sequence ATGAGTTCCCTGGCCTCCCTGTACAGGAGCGCCCTGTCCGCCAGTGAAACAGATTCCGTCCGGGAACGGGCCGGTTCGCGGCATTCCGCATTGCCGGATGAACGCACGCTTCAGCTCCTGCTGCTGGAAGGCAGGTTCGGTTTTTCCTTCACGGACGATCTCGGAAGATCCGTCCGTATTCTGGACTGCGGGGACTGGAACAAGTCCGCCGGACCGGATTTTCTGAATGCCCGCATTCAACTGGACGGTGTTCCGTACACGGGAGACATGGAACTGGATTCCGCTCCGGAAGACTGGGAACGCCACAACCACGGCTCCAACTCCGCATTCGACGGCGTCATCCTGCACCTTGCCTGCACCCCGAGCCGCAAGGAATGGTTCACCCGCAATTCCCGGCATGAACGCATCCCTCTGGCCGTCATTCCGGCATCCATGCTGAATGGCACGGAAGCCTTACCAGCCGCCGCTCCGGACCGTTCCTGCCGCCATGCGGAGGTTCTGGAAACGATGCCTGCCGAACAGTTGGAAATCCTGCTGCAATCCGCGGCGGCCTACCGCTTCCAGCTCAAGCACCGCCGGCACACGCAACGGGGCGGACTGGCAGCGCCCTCGCAGCTTTTATACGAAAACCTGGCGGAGACGCTGGGCTACCACGCCAATAAAAACGCCATGCGTCACCTGGCGCAGCGGGCGCCCCTGCATGCGCTCCGGGATTGTCCCGAAGCCCTGCTCTTCGGCACCGCGGGCTTCCTGGTTCCCGTTCTTTCCGATTCCTGCACGCCGGAAGCCATAGCCCATCATAAAAGGCTGTGGGAGCAATGGTGGCCCCTGCGCGAGCATTTTGAACTGGCGCCGGAACGCATGTTCCCCTGGACGCTGTCGGGCAGCAGGCCAGCCAATCATCCCCAGCGGCGCATCGGCGCCCTGGCAACTATCGCCGCCGATTTTTCCGCCTTCCAGCGGCTTTGCACTCCCGACCATCTGGATGACCTGGCGGATTATCTCTCCTCCCTGAAACATCCGTACTGGAGCAGCCATGTCACGCTGCCTTCCGCTCCTTCCAAAAGTCCCATGGCCCTGATGGGCCGCGACCGCATTCAGGAATTCATTATCAACCATATTCTGCCGGGGGAAGGCTCCGAACGAGCGTGGAAACTGTATCTGACGCGCCCAGGTCCCCAGGCGGGGGCCAGAGTTCTTTCCATCCACCAGCGCCTTCTGGGAAAGAGAAAAGATGCGGCCGCATTCCTGAAGAGGGCATGGCATCACCAGGCTCTTCTCCAAATTCATGAAGACCTGTGTTTCCGGCATTCCTGCTGCGTCTGCTCCCTGCTGGAGCATATGAAGGGGGCCTGA
- a CDS encoding STAS domain-containing protein: MNNNSSILFGRFDEFLWIRCSGRGSFSNSPTVKSLGDEYIASGGRLIVIDLETCSGIDSTFMGTLAGLARRLMPIDGAVQIASPSERCLSALESLGLDALLSIEPPTAPWRGKVEQIRANLGTETTPAVHLDARDQTLHVLDSHLTLSELSEENEEKFRNVTDCLKDELKRQKDQ, encoded by the coding sequence GTGAATAACAATTCTTCCATCCTTTTCGGCCGTTTTGACGAGTTCCTGTGGATTCGGTGCTCCGGCCGCGGCAGTTTTTCCAACAGCCCCACGGTGAAGTCGCTGGGGGACGAATACATCGCCTCCGGAGGACGCCTGATTGTGATTGATCTGGAAACATGTTCCGGCATTGATTCCACCTTCATGGGAACCCTGGCGGGGCTGGCCCGCAGGCTGATGCCCATTGACGGAGCCGTGCAAATAGCCTCCCCAAGCGAACGCTGCCTTTCCGCTTTGGAAAGTCTGGGACTGGACGCCCTGCTGAGCATTGAACCGCCCACCGCCCCCTGGCGGGGCAAAGTGGAGCAAATACGCGCCAACCTCGGTACGGAGACAACCCCCGCCGTTCATCTGGACGCCAGGGACCAAACCCTCCACGTTCTCGACTCCCACCTGACTCTGAGCGAGCTGAGCGAAGAGAACGAAGAAAAATTCCGCAATGTGACCGACTGCCTCAAGGACGAGCTGAAGAGGCAGAAAGACCAGTAA
- a CDS encoding prenyltransferase/squalene oxidase repeat-containing protein: MSLHIESTEEVLAELKRQRAKSLAAAISVSFLGVALMGLLLYLVNIITAIPEEPAVTVYPMEERRGEDPIKPEITRPQRPSSPHQKSEVRIVVSTATTDVPINNPEIDVEIPSDTFSEGLEFGDNIGFNNGKGPGGYEPDDITLSKRCDLNDRMKRITENGGTPQCEEAVVKSLRWLQKQQNKDGSWGGGGQNYKCSMTGLALLAYLAHCETPLSEEFGDSVLKGISFLVDQGMKAPVLSLVPQMNEVSYDHAIATYALCEAYAFCKQMDIPSISNLERVTVKAVDRILDGQNNNGGWAYNYNTRAGAHTDLSVTGWNVQALKAAQHGGIKPTKGEIRTALRKAAMYCRKTAMPDGLFSYQENGKEPRPSLVGVGVLSLQMCGSGSDSAARKGLDWMLKSTNKPFNWKANNTTSNLYQHYYGVQAAMNRGGDVWTAYNRAFRDATLGAQASDGSFAPNGFGGPGGNVQTSQNRHANDRIYRQCLATLMLEVYYRFLPGTGEGAGMAFNRPVL, from the coding sequence ATGAGCCTGCATATTGAAAGTACAGAAGAAGTCCTGGCAGAATTAAAAAGGCAGCGCGCCAAATCCCTGGCTGCCGCCATCTCCGTCTCCTTTCTCGGCGTTGCCCTGATGGGGCTCCTGCTCTATCTGGTGAATATCATCACCGCCATTCCGGAAGAACCTGCCGTCACCGTGTACCCGATGGAGGAAAGAAGAGGCGAGGACCCCATCAAACCGGAAATAACCCGGCCACAGCGTCCCAGCAGCCCCCACCAGAAATCGGAAGTAAGAATCGTCGTCTCCACCGCCACTACGGACGTCCCGATCAACAATCCGGAAATTGACGTGGAAATTCCCTCCGATACCTTTTCCGAAGGCCTGGAATTCGGGGACAATATCGGCTTTAACAACGGAAAGGGCCCCGGCGGATACGAGCCGGACGACATTACTCTTTCCAAACGCTGCGATTTGAACGACCGCATGAAGCGCATCACGGAGAACGGAGGCACCCCGCAGTGCGAGGAAGCCGTCGTCAAGTCCCTCCGCTGGCTCCAGAAGCAGCAGAACAAGGACGGTTCCTGGGGCGGAGGAGGACAGAATTACAAGTGTTCCATGACGGGGCTCGCCCTGCTGGCCTACCTGGCCCACTGTGAAACCCCGCTTTCCGAAGAGTTTGGAGACAGCGTGCTCAAGGGCATTTCCTTCCTCGTGGACCAGGGCATGAAGGCTCCCGTCCTTTCCCTGGTTCCCCAGATGAACGAGGTCAGCTACGACCATGCCATCGCCACTTATGCCCTTTGCGAGGCGTATGCTTTCTGCAAGCAGATGGACATTCCCTCCATCTCCAATCTGGAACGGGTCACCGTGAAGGCCGTGGACAGAATTCTGGACGGACAGAACAATAACGGCGGCTGGGCCTACAATTACAACACCAGAGCCGGAGCGCACACGGACCTTTCCGTCACCGGATGGAACGTGCAGGCCCTGAAGGCCGCGCAACACGGCGGCATCAAGCCCACCAAGGGCGAGATCCGCACCGCCTTGCGCAAGGCCGCCATGTACTGCCGCAAGACTGCGATGCCAGACGGCCTGTTTTCCTACCAGGAAAACGGCAAGGAACCCCGTCCGTCCCTGGTGGGTGTGGGGGTGCTGTCCCTCCAGATGTGCGGCAGCGGCTCCGACAGCGCCGCGCGCAAGGGACTGGACTGGATGCTCAAGAGCACCAACAAGCCTTTCAACTGGAAGGCGAACAACACCACCTCCAACCTCTACCAGCATTACTACGGCGTACAGGCGGCCATGAACCGCGGCGGGGACGTGTGGACGGCTTACAACAGGGCTTTCCGCGACGCCACCCTGGGAGCGCAGGCTTCCGACGGCAGCTTTGCCCCCAACGGGTTCGGAGGCCCCGGCGGCAACGTTCAAACAAGCCAGAACCGCCATGCCAACGACAGGATTTACCGCCAATGCCTGGCCACGCTGATGCTGGAGGTTTATTACAGGTTCCTGCCGGGTACTGGAGAAGGGGCCGGAATGGCCTTCAACCGTCCGGTTTTGTGA
- a CDS encoding prenyltransferase/squalene oxidase repeat-containing protein produces the protein MSLHIESTDEALEELKKQRTKTLAAAISVSFLGVALMCLLLYLVHIIAAIPEDPPMVAYATQEGDNPDIDTPEVTQTTQRPSSSSAAAQVKVIAAVASADVAVVNPDIDVEIPTEELSTGIDIGDGFGIGTGDGDGGGIPGIVSKRCDLNDRMKRITENGGTPQCEEAVVKSLRWLQKQQNKDGSWGGTPHNYKCSMTGLALLAYLAHCETPLSEEFGESVLKGISFLVDQGMKAPVLSLVPQRNEVSYDHAVATYALCEAYTFCKQMDIPSISNLEKVVVKAVDKILDNQNVDGGWAYNYNTRAGAHTDLSVTGWNVQALKAAEHGGIKPTKGEIRTALRKAAMYCRKCSKPDGLFTYMQEGREDATARPSLVGVGVLSLQMCGSGSDSAARKGLDWMLKNTNKPFNWRANNTSSNLYQHYYGVQAAMNRGGDVWTAYNRAFRDATLGAQASDGSFAPNGFPGPGGLVNSNGGTINDKIYRQCLATLMLEVYYRFLPGTGEGTRNS, from the coding sequence ATGAGCCTCCACATTGAAAGTACCGACGAAGCCCTTGAGGAACTGAAAAAGCAGCGCACCAAGACCCTGGCCGCCGCCATTTCCGTTTCCTTCCTCGGCGTCGCCCTGATGTGCCTTCTGCTCTACCTGGTGCACATCATCGCCGCCATTCCGGAAGATCCTCCCATGGTCGCCTACGCCACCCAGGAAGGCGACAATCCGGACATCGACACTCCGGAGGTTACCCAGACCACCCAGCGGCCCAGCAGTTCCTCCGCCGCGGCCCAGGTGAAGGTTATTGCCGCCGTGGCTTCCGCGGACGTAGCCGTGGTGAATCCGGACATTGACGTAGAAATCCCCACCGAGGAACTTTCCACGGGCATCGACATCGGCGACGGTTTCGGCATCGGGACCGGAGACGGGGACGGCGGAGGCATTCCCGGCATCGTGTCCAAGCGCTGCGACCTGAACGACCGCATGAAGCGCATCACGGAGAACGGGGGCACCCCGCAGTGCGAGGAAGCCGTCGTCAAATCCCTCCGCTGGCTCCAGAAGCAGCAGAACAAGGACGGTTCCTGGGGCGGCACTCCCCATAATTACAAGTGTTCCATGACGGGGCTCGCCCTGCTGGCCTATCTGGCCCACTGTGAAACACCGCTTTCCGAGGAGTTCGGAGAAAGCGTGCTCAAGGGCATTTCCTTCCTTGTGGACCAAGGCATGAAGGCTCCCGTTCTTTCTCTCGTCCCGCAGAGAAACGAGGTCAGCTACGACCATGCCGTGGCCACCTACGCGCTCTGTGAAGCGTACACCTTCTGCAAGCAGATGGACATTCCCTCCATCTCCAATCTGGAAAAGGTCGTCGTGAAGGCCGTGGACAAGATTCTGGATAACCAGAATGTGGACGGCGGCTGGGCCTACAATTACAATACCAGGGCCGGAGCCCACACGGACCTTTCCGTCACCGGATGGAACGTACAGGCTCTGAAAGCCGCAGAACACGGCGGCATCAAGCCCACCAAGGGCGAAATCCGCACCGCCCTGCGCAAGGCCGCCATGTACTGCCGCAAGTGCAGCAAGCCGGACGGCCTGTTCACCTACATGCAGGAAGGCAGGGAAGACGCGACTGCCCGTCCGTCCCTGGTGGGTGTAGGGGTGCTGTCCCTCCAAATGTGCGGCAGCGGCTCCGACAGCGCCGCACGCAAGGGACTGGACTGGATGCTCAAGAATACCAACAAGCCTTTCAACTGGAGGGCGAACAACACCTCTTCCAATCTCTACCAGCATTACTACGGCGTGCAGGCGGCCATGAACCGCGGCGGGGACGTGTGGACGGCTTACAACAGGGCTTTCCGCGACGCCACCCTGGGAGCGCAGGCTTCCGACGGCAGCTTTGCCCCCAACGGGTTCCCCGGTCCCGGCGGCCTGGTGAACAGCAACGGGGGCACCATCAACGACAAGATTTACCGCCAGTGCCTGGCCACGCTGATGCTGGAGGTTTATTACAGGTTCCTGCCGGGTACGGGAGAAGGGACCAGAAATTCCTAA